A stretch of Candidatus Bathyarchaeota archaeon DNA encodes these proteins:
- a CDS encoding hydroxyacid dehydrogenase produces MPAHKVIVTEPIHKAGIKLLESKGVEVVQLPPSSNEETLKAEAPWAAALITRGGIKVTRGFMESAPLLKAVGVHGIGCDHVDLESAKDLGKIVLNTPFALSESVAEMAVALLFALSRRIVSADKAVRAGEWHRKYSDLWGIEVMGKTVGIVGLGKIGAATARRLKSFEVELLYHSRTRKPDLEQEICIEYATLDSLIERSDIISLSLPYTRETHHLIDARRIAAMKDGVYIVNTARGQIIDQVALIAALNNGKIAGAGLDVFAEEPLDPRNPLVSMDNVVLTPHLAASSEEAMKRMAVQVAEGVLKVLKGETPDYPVSG; encoded by the coding sequence ATGCCAGCGCACAAAGTCATAGTAACTGAGCCCATCCATAAAGCAGGCATCAAGCTCCTGGAGAGCAAGGGAGTTGAGGTCGTTCAGCTCCCGCCAAGCTCCAACGAGGAGACCCTCAAGGCCGAAGCCCCATGGGCAGCCGCCCTCATCACCCGTGGAGGAATCAAAGTCACCCGGGGATTTATGGAGTCCGCTCCGCTGCTGAAAGCGGTGGGGGTCCATGGTATAGGCTGCGATCACGTCGACCTTGAGTCCGCTAAAGACCTGGGTAAAATTGTTCTGAACACCCCCTTCGCCCTCTCCGAATCCGTTGCTGAGATGGCCGTCGCCTTGCTCTTCGCTCTATCTAGGCGGATAGTAAGTGCTGACAAGGCTGTTAGGGCAGGAGAATGGCACAGAAAATATAGTGACCTGTGGGGGATAGAAGTCATGGGAAAGACAGTGGGGATCGTTGGTCTCGGTAAGATTGGGGCTGCAACGGCGAGGAGACTGAAATCCTTTGAGGTAGAACTCCTGTACCACTCCCGAACGAGGAAGCCTGATCTAGAGCAGGAGATTTGCATCGAGTACGCTACCCTCGATTCCCTCATCGAGCGGAGCGACATCATTAGCCTCAGCCTCCCCTACACCAGGGAGACCCACCACCTCATCGACGCGAGACGAATAGCTGCGATGAAAGACGGCGTCTATATTGTAAACACCGCAAGGGGCCAGATCATCGACCAAGTGGCGCTTATCGCGGCGTTGAACAACGGGAAGATTGCAGGGGCGGGGCTCGATGTCTTTGCGGAGGAGCCCTTGGATCCTAGAAACCCCTTGGTTTCCATGGATAATGTTGTCCTCACTCCCCATCTAGCAGCTAGCAGCGAGGAGGCCATGAAAAGAATGGCGGTCCAGGTGGCTGAGGGCGTCCTCAAGGTGCTGAAAGGGGAGACCCCGGACTATCCAGTAAGCGGATGA
- a CDS encoding methylated-DNA--[protein]-cysteine S-methyltransferase yields the protein MERIYFAGIKTSVGTVWVAKTKKGVVQVHTNCKKDGFISEMTRKIPGNYIEDPTVFKALEKQLRKWADGKPVDFDLLLDLRGTEFQMEVWRAIQGIPHGKLSSYKRLAEAIGKPKAVRAVGNAVGANPCGIVIPCHRVILSNGGIGGFGGGFETEKITNKRKLLMTEGVLPYVEGNPEKEMDLTRFFED from the coding sequence TTGGAGAGAATCTATTTCGCCGGGATCAAGACCTCCGTCGGCACCGTCTGGGTCGCCAAAACAAAGAAAGGGGTAGTGCAGGTCCACACTAACTGCAAGAAAGACGGCTTCATCTCAGAGATGACCCGGAAGATTCCCGGGAATTACATCGAGGACCCCACCGTTTTTAAAGCCCTCGAGAAGCAGCTCAGAAAATGGGCCGACGGGAAACCGGTGGATTTCGACTTACTTTTGGACCTAAGGGGCACGGAGTTCCAGATGGAGGTCTGGCGTGCCATTCAGGGGATACCTCACGGAAAGCTCTCATCCTACAAACGGCTGGCCGAGGCCATCGGTAAGCCCAAGGCGGTGAGGGCCGTTGGGAATGCCGTGGGGGCCAACCCATGCGGCATCGTGATACCATGCCACAGAGTCATCTTATCCAATGGGGGAATAGGGGGATTCGGGGGTGGATTCGAGACTGAGAAGATAACCAATAAGAGAAAGCTCCTCATGACCGAGGGAGTCCTTCCCTATGTAGAAGGAAATCCCGAAAAAGAGATGGACCTTACCAGGTTTTTCGAGGACTAG
- a CDS encoding flippase-like domain-containing protein, translating into MRALKSRRWLLLTSIGLILFAAYLAYTNPFQVLMEVGRFDVWAFTLALGINYLGMFFLAASWYLVLRVLGVGVGLWEAVQAMFLSLFVVWLIPIPVGTEVIRAYMVKDKENSDFGKAITSVVVHKAYYNISFGLIIAFASLMVTIFWRGPMPVSPGFIALVILFALSSSIIYGLFLSPITLLTFYRRSPAWLKRNLFDRLVDNSHDEEGFPSVVREIESAIGILKRNPLQNFLSILMVAFHWSTGAITAYLIALSLGWPIDFWVIVLIYALIEFIQQLNIFIPGGLGIIDASLTGAFVVLGVPLSMASAISLLTRLATYWLELVLAATVSFLYGYHEGLGEYLR; encoded by the coding sequence ATGAGGGCACTGAAGAGCCGACGGTGGCTACTCCTCACGTCCATAGGACTGATCCTCTTTGCAGCCTATCTTGCCTATACCAACCCGTTCCAGGTTCTTATGGAGGTGGGGCGCTTCGATGTCTGGGCCTTCACACTCGCCCTCGGAATTAACTACTTAGGGATGTTTTTCCTCGCGGCATCCTGGTACCTTGTGCTCCGGGTCTTGGGGGTAGGGGTGGGGCTCTGGGAGGCGGTGCAGGCGATGTTTTTGAGCCTCTTTGTGGTCTGGTTGATACCTATCCCTGTAGGTACCGAGGTCATTCGAGCCTATATGGTCAAGGACAAGGAGAACTCTGATTTTGGGAAGGCCATCACCTCAGTAGTGGTTCACAAGGCCTATTACAACATCAGCTTCGGACTCATCATCGCCTTTGCCTCCCTCATGGTCACTATCTTCTGGAGGGGACCAATGCCCGTAAGTCCCGGCTTTATCGCTCTCGTTATCCTCTTCGCCCTAAGTTCCAGCATAATATACGGCCTCTTTCTTAGCCCCATAACTCTGTTGACGTTCTACAGGAGGAGCCCGGCCTGGCTTAAGAGGAACCTCTTCGACAGGCTCGTAGATAATAGTCATGATGAAGAAGGGTTTCCATCCGTTGTGAGGGAGATCGAATCTGCCATAGGGATTTTGAAGAGAAATCCTCTCCAAAACTTTTTGTCGATCCTTATGGTAGCGTTCCACTGGAGCACCGGGGCGATAACTGCCTATCTTATTGCCCTGAGCCTGGGTTGGCCCATCGATTTCTGGGTTATCGTGCTTATATATGCCCTCATAGAGTTCATCCAGCAGCTAAATATATTCATCCCCGGGGGCCTAGGGATCATCGACGCGAGTCTCACTGGCGCCTTTGTAGTTCTTGGTGTTCCGCTGTCCATGGCCTCGGCAATCTCCCTCCTGACCCGTCTTGCTACTTATTGGCTGGAGCTGGTTTTGGCGGCTACAGTGAGCTTCCTTTATGGTTATCATGAGGGGTTGGGGGAGTACCTCCGTTAG
- a CDS encoding inositol-3-phosphate synthase, producing MTKIKVALAGVGNCCSALVQGIHHYNNGEAQGLLHKTLGGYTVNDIELVAAFDIDRRKVGLDLADAIMSDPNKTPQITKIKCLGIVVQMGIIADSLENSGEGLLDPSYSKDPVDVAGVLRESGANVLVNLISGSALKASRQYAEAALEAECAFLNAAPSPIVNDDEMVKRFVEAEIPIAGDDLLDQIGATVTHIALLEFLHSRGATIDESYQLDVGGGAESVNTLWKTRRLKRGIKTTAVGGSVPYDFPLVSGSTDYVDFLGNKRESFFWFKGSYFGGTPFSMDVKLNTVDAPNAGAILLDVVRGLKIASDKGLSGPISPICAYGFKRPQKRKGLTEAYRIFRDFAK from the coding sequence ATGACAAAGATCAAGGTAGCCCTAGCAGGAGTGGGCAACTGCTGCTCGGCCCTCGTCCAAGGAATTCATCACTACAACAACGGGGAGGCGCAGGGGCTTCTCCACAAGACATTGGGAGGTTATACAGTCAACGACATTGAGCTCGTGGCGGCCTTTGACATCGACAGGAGGAAAGTGGGGCTAGACCTTGCAGATGCCATCATGAGTGACCCCAACAAGACCCCCCAGATCACAAAGATAAAGTGTTTAGGCATCGTGGTCCAGATGGGGATCATTGCGGACAGCCTTGAAAACAGCGGGGAAGGCCTACTAGACCCTTCGTACAGCAAGGATCCCGTAGACGTCGCGGGTGTACTTAGGGAGAGCGGGGCCAACGTCCTAGTGAATCTTATCTCCGGGAGTGCCCTGAAAGCATCTAGGCAATACGCCGAGGCAGCCCTAGAGGCGGAATGCGCCTTCCTAAACGCCGCGCCCTCCCCAATAGTTAATGATGATGAGATGGTAAAGAGATTCGTAGAAGCGGAGATCCCCATCGCGGGTGATGACCTCCTAGACCAAATTGGTGCAACTGTTACCCATATCGCGCTTTTGGAGTTCCTTCACTCCAGAGGCGCTACAATTGACGAGAGCTATCAACTCGATGTCGGGGGCGGAGCCGAGTCGGTGAATACCCTATGGAAAACTCGGAGACTCAAACGAGGCATCAAGACAACTGCCGTCGGGGGAAGCGTCCCCTATGACTTTCCCCTAGTCTCTGGCTCCACCGACTATGTTGACTTTCTTGGTAACAAGCGGGAGAGCTTTTTCTGGTTCAAGGGGAGCTATTTTGGAGGCACCCCATTCTCAATGGATGTGAAGCTCAACACTGTGGATGCCCCTAATGCGGGGGCCATCCTTCTGGACGTAGTAAGGGGGCTTAAGATCGCCTCGGATAAAGGTCTATCCGGTCCGATAAGCCCCATCTGCGCCTACGGCTTTAAGCGCCCCCAAAAGAGAAAGGGGCTCACCGAGGCCTACAGGATTTTCAGGGACTTTGCAAAATAG
- the rimI gene encoding ribosomal protein S18-alanine N-acetyltransferase — protein MSLKLRQFTENDLLETAKIETVSFTDAWPNTFFTYNHGKAPELFLVAEDSEGLLGYVVGELREKMFSGRRYMSKMGHILNIAVNPRRRRRGVGTKLMAEIEARFQEAEVTQVTLEVRESNFGAQGFYSSLGFSKIRRVKAYYPNEDAIVMCKTFSRAIG, from the coding sequence TTGTCTTTAAAGCTCAGGCAATTTACTGAGAACGATCTCCTCGAGACCGCCAAAATCGAGACGGTCTCCTTTACTGATGCCTGGCCCAACACCTTCTTCACTTACAATCACGGAAAGGCCCCAGAGCTCTTCCTTGTCGCAGAGGATTCTGAGGGGCTGCTGGGATATGTGGTTGGAGAGCTCCGAGAGAAGATGTTCAGTGGCCGGAGATACATGTCAAAGATGGGACACATTCTCAATATCGCTGTGAATCCAAGGAGAAGAAGGAGGGGGGTTGGGACCAAGCTCATGGCTGAAATCGAGGCTAGGTTCCAAGAGGCCGAGGTAACACAAGTCACCCTTGAGGTTAGGGAATCCAACTTCGGCGCCCAAGGCTTCTACAGTAGCCTGGGCTTTAGTAAAATCAGGCGCGTCAAGGCGTACTACCCAAACGAGGACGCCATCGTAATGTGTAAGACCTTCAGCAGGGCCATCGGATAA
- a CDS encoding 2-oxoacid:acceptor oxidoreductase subunit alpha — MGFPQKLKNRVTFRIGGEAGQGITRGGSVLGLALTRAGLNVFGANEFPSIVRGGHNSYTLTVSKKEVYAQDDLIDIVIALNKETALLNRHEIQKGGGVIYDENIDFGEGELSREGVRLFPIPLTEIVKEIGGPIIMRNSVAMGAAIAYLGLDSGPLEGVITEVFTGRPNVVESNVRAIRMGHNYAREYHKFNGGLKAEESSTSRIMVTGGEAIALGAIGAGCSFYSAYPMTPASGLLHYFISKEQEAEMVVLQAESEIAAVTMAVGAAYAGLRSMTGTSGGGFCLMTEGFGLAGATETPIVVMLGQRPGPSTGMPTYTAQADLLFAIHSSHGEFPRVVVAPGDVDDCFTRTVEVFNLAEKYQIPAIILGDKYLLESHKSTYPFDSGNIEIERGGLINKWKGEKYKRYEITESGVSPKVILGTQGATMLANGNEHDEYGFTTVDPVRVVAMADKRFRKRRHLVDDINGLDPVKVFGEVDSDVTLIGWGSTKGPTLEALGLLKREGINARFIQIVYMEPFPAEAFNKAMEGRGRSMLLETNITNQLGRLIREHTGHGFDMTYAKYNGRPFNPREITAEARKLI, encoded by the coding sequence TTGGGCTTTCCACAGAAATTAAAGAATAGAGTAACGTTTCGCATCGGGGGGGAGGCAGGACAGGGGATCACCAGGGGAGGCTCTGTCCTTGGGCTGGCTCTCACCAGGGCTGGACTCAACGTCTTCGGGGCCAATGAATTTCCATCAATCGTCCGTGGTGGGCACAACTCCTACACCCTCACGGTCTCCAAGAAGGAGGTATACGCCCAGGATGACTTGATTGACATCGTCATAGCCCTTAACAAAGAGACGGCGCTCCTGAACCGTCATGAGATTCAAAAAGGGGGAGGGGTCATCTACGATGAGAACATCGATTTCGGGGAGGGGGAGTTATCTCGGGAAGGTGTTAGACTCTTCCCGATACCCCTGACAGAAATCGTCAAAGAGATCGGTGGACCTATTATCATGAGGAACTCGGTTGCCATGGGCGCCGCTATAGCCTACTTGGGACTCGACTCAGGACCCCTAGAGGGGGTGATCACTGAGGTCTTCACCGGGAGACCGAACGTGGTAGAGTCCAACGTGAGGGCAATCCGGATGGGACATAATTATGCAAGGGAGTACCACAAGTTCAACGGAGGATTGAAAGCCGAGGAGTCGAGCACCAGCCGGATAATGGTGACGGGAGGCGAGGCAATTGCCCTCGGGGCGATTGGGGCCGGATGCTCGTTCTACTCGGCTTATCCGATGACGCCAGCTAGCGGACTTCTCCACTACTTCATCTCCAAGGAACAGGAGGCTGAAATGGTTGTCCTTCAGGCTGAAAGTGAGATAGCAGCGGTCACAATGGCTGTAGGAGCCGCATACGCAGGGCTAAGGTCGATGACTGGGACATCTGGGGGAGGATTCTGCCTCATGACCGAGGGATTTGGCCTTGCCGGGGCCACCGAGACTCCCATTGTGGTCATGCTTGGGCAGCGCCCAGGCCCCAGCACTGGGATGCCCACATATACTGCTCAGGCCGACCTCCTCTTCGCGATCCACTCCTCCCATGGAGAATTCCCCAGAGTTGTCGTCGCCCCAGGTGACGTTGACGACTGCTTCACCCGCACCGTGGAGGTCTTTAACCTCGCCGAGAAATATCAAATTCCTGCTATAATCCTCGGAGACAAATATCTCTTAGAGAGCCACAAGTCTACATATCCATTTGACTCAGGAAATATTGAGATCGAGCGGGGAGGACTTATCAACAAATGGAAAGGGGAGAAGTATAAACGATACGAGATCACAGAGAGCGGAGTCTCCCCCAAGGTCATATTGGGAACTCAGGGGGCTACAATGCTTGCTAACGGGAATGAGCACGATGAATATGGGTTTACAACCGTTGATCCCGTAAGGGTAGTGGCCATGGCAGACAAACGCTTTAGGAAGAGAAGACACCTTGTTGATGATATTAACGGACTTGACCCTGTGAAGGTGTTCGGGGAGGTCGACTCCGATGTGACCCTCATAGGCTGGGGGTCCACGAAAGGGCCTACTCTTGAGGCACTCGGGCTCCTAAAGAGGGAAGGGATCAATGCGAGATTTATCCAGATTGTTTACATGGAGCCCTTTCCTGCAGAGGCGTTCAATAAAGCGATGGAGGGCCGAGGTAGATCCATGTTACTGGAGACTAACATCACAAACCAACTCGGGAGGCTCATCAGGGAGCACACTGGCCATGGGTTCGATATGACCTACGCCAAGTATAATGGGCGGCCCTTCAATCCAAGGGAGATCACCGCCGAGGCAAGGAAGTTGATTTGA
- a CDS encoding ATP/GTP-binding protein: protein MYLLFVLGTAGSGKSELTGVFTRWLEFQGENAMAVNLDPGAISLPYSANVNVRDYIRVESLMEEYCLGPNGGLMLASEMMLEIVDQLSSDLDDFGPDIAILDTPGQMEMFAFRDVGARIAEEISDEGKGMIYLIDAGFSRDPLNYVMSMFLASAINTRFQLPQISVLSKADLLGEELEELEAWGEDPMLLETAIDNRLTGMNRLMSQDMIEIINRLGVEFNPIPVSTRGNLGFTRLYSEMTRVFMAGEPFTT from the coding sequence ATGTATCTTTTATTCGTCTTAGGGACCGCCGGCTCCGGGAAATCGGAGCTTACAGGGGTCTTCACCCGATGGCTCGAGTTCCAAGGGGAGAACGCGATGGCGGTAAACCTCGATCCCGGGGCAATATCCCTCCCCTACTCTGCGAACGTCAATGTCCGGGACTATATCCGGGTTGAAAGCCTAATGGAGGAATACTGTCTGGGCCCCAACGGGGGACTAATGCTAGCCTCGGAAATGATGCTGGAGATCGTAGATCAGCTCTCCTCGGACCTCGACGACTTTGGACCCGATATTGCGATCCTGGACACCCCGGGACAGATGGAAATGTTCGCATTCAGGGATGTAGGGGCCCGGATCGCCGAAGAGATCAGCGACGAGGGGAAGGGAATGATCTACCTCATCGACGCAGGGTTCAGCCGAGACCCACTGAACTACGTGATGAGCATGTTCCTAGCCTCTGCCATTAACACCCGGTTTCAACTGCCCCAGATCTCCGTCCTCTCCAAGGCTGACCTCCTTGGTGAGGAGCTCGAGGAGTTAGAGGCGTGGGGGGAGGACCCGATGCTCCTGGAGACAGCCATCGATAATCGGCTCACCGGAATGAACAGGCTTATGAGTCAGGACATGATAGAGATTATCAATAGACTCGGGGTCGAGTTCAACCCCATACCGGTCTCCACTAGGGGCAACCTAGGGTTCACTAGGCTCTACTCTGAGATGACACGGGTCTTCATGGCTGGGGAACCATTCACAACATGA
- a CDS encoding DUF47 family protein, with amino-acid sequence MSERLRRWFGDYRNQIVLDMVREHLTLTKNAVYSLYEMVSAAGVDSSSKKTIYNKVSDFEKRADELRRGMIVRLTERDIFPSEREDLMELVRSVDWVADWSREAGRILLIIPFDKSPEEVRQKALEMSKGLITSVDILAECISILSEDGLKAIALADQVELLEEDIDDLYSQARISIATLEFPDFSRGALLLLNEFFDALETVADWCENTVDVVRAIAVRIQ; translated from the coding sequence ATGAGTGAACGCCTGAGAAGATGGTTCGGAGACTATAGGAACCAGATAGTCCTAGATATGGTCAGGGAACACCTGACTCTCACCAAGAACGCTGTCTACTCCCTGTACGAAATGGTGAGCGCCGCGGGTGTTGACTCTTCCAGCAAGAAGACGATCTACAATAAGGTGTCGGACTTCGAGAAGAGGGCGGATGAGCTTCGCAGGGGAATGATCGTAAGACTCACTGAGAGAGACATTTTTCCCTCAGAGCGGGAGGATCTTATGGAGTTAGTGAGGTCCGTGGACTGGGTAGCTGACTGGTCCAGGGAGGCGGGGAGGATCTTGCTCATCATCCCTTTCGATAAGTCCCCCGAGGAGGTGAGACAAAAGGCCCTTGAGATGAGCAAGGGCCTCATCACGAGCGTAGACATTCTGGCGGAATGCATTAGCATCCTGTCTGAGGATGGACTCAAAGCCATAGCCCTAGCGGACCAGGTCGAGCTCCTCGAGGAGGACATTGACGATCTCTACAGCCAGGCAAGAATAAGTATTGCCACCCTGGAGTTTCCAGACTTTAGCCGCGGCGCGTTGTTACTCCTCAACGAGTTTTTCGACGCCCTTGAAACGGTGGCTGATTGGTGCGAAAACACCGTTGATGTCGTTCGTGCAATTGCTGTGAGGATCCAGTAA
- a CDS encoding DUF47 family protein translates to MSPRLSSFLQFKIQSTRRLLGWITPKRGEDVLKMVEDHLELTKNAVSSLYKLVESASEDGEDTKRLYNSLSALEMEADDLRRQMVQELTKGEMFPEEREDLMELVRAVDWIADWSKEAGRILIVIPFRKSPQAMKKAAQDMCRANLDCVTVLAKCIHELHANNHKEALNLANQVELLEEDLDELYSIARGYLAIMEFTDFSTGSLILLNMFLNALETIADWCENTADIVRAIAVRIQ, encoded by the coding sequence TTGAGTCCACGTTTATCCAGCTTCCTTCAATTTAAGATTCAAAGTACAAGGAGACTATTAGGATGGATAACTCCTAAGCGGGGGGAGGACGTTCTCAAAATGGTGGAGGATCACCTTGAGCTCACCAAGAACGCTGTCAGTAGTCTCTACAAACTTGTGGAGTCGGCGAGCGAAGATGGGGAAGACACCAAGCGGCTCTATAACAGTCTATCAGCTCTCGAGATGGAGGCCGATGACCTGAGGCGTCAGATGGTGCAGGAGCTTACCAAGGGGGAGATGTTTCCTGAGGAGAGGGAGGACCTCATGGAGCTCGTCAGGGCGGTTGACTGGATCGCGGACTGGTCTAAGGAGGCTGGCAGGATACTGATCGTCATCCCCTTTAGGAAGAGCCCTCAGGCGATGAAAAAGGCCGCCCAGGATATGTGCAGGGCGAACCTAGACTGTGTCACCGTCCTTGCAAAGTGTATACACGAGCTCCACGCCAACAATCACAAGGAGGCCCTCAACCTCGCAAACCAAGTGGAACTCCTCGAGGAGGATCTGGACGAACTATACAGCATTGCCAGGGGATACTTGGCTATAATGGAGTTCACCGATTTCAGCACGGGATCCCTCATCCTGCTCAACATGTTCCTTAACGCCCTGGAGACTATAGCGGATTGGTGTGAGAACACCGCCGACATCGTGAGGGCTATAGCCGTCAGGATCCAGTAA
- a CDS encoding thiamine pyrophosphate-dependent enzyme, with protein MASIRELDTGQKNYWCPGCGNFGLLNGVKRAIARLRLRQDQITAVTGIGCHGKTTNYFAVNGFHVIHGRVLPVATAIKLANKAQTVVGFAGDGDAYGIGMGHFPHAARRNPNITLLVHNNLIYGLTTGQTSPTTTPGHITKTSPKGAFEEAINPISTALASNASFVARGYVGEMDHLVDLVEEALRFRGFALVDILQPCIAWNRINTYQFYNERIYKLGESGHDPTDLQVAYKRAEEWSKRIPIGVFYRVERPTYGDNFPVLAGKPMVRKRPDGGIVSKLISEFT; from the coding sequence ATGGCTTCGATACGAGAGCTAGACACCGGTCAGAAGAATTATTGGTGCCCTGGTTGCGGTAACTTTGGCCTCCTCAACGGCGTAAAGAGGGCTATCGCACGGCTCAGGCTCCGCCAGGATCAGATTACCGCGGTGACGGGGATAGGATGCCACGGAAAGACTACTAACTACTTCGCCGTCAACGGTTTTCATGTCATCCACGGCAGGGTCCTCCCCGTTGCCACCGCAATCAAGCTCGCTAACAAGGCTCAGACGGTAGTTGGCTTCGCTGGGGATGGGGACGCTTACGGGATCGGAATGGGGCACTTTCCTCATGCCGCCCGTAGGAATCCGAACATCACCCTTCTAGTTCATAACAATCTCATATACGGCCTCACCACAGGACAGACCAGCCCAACCACCACGCCTGGCCATATCACCAAAACCTCCCCGAAAGGCGCGTTTGAAGAGGCCATTAACCCCATCTCTACGGCCCTCGCAAGCAACGCCAGCTTCGTCGCCCGTGGCTATGTCGGGGAGATGGATCATCTCGTGGACCTCGTAGAGGAGGCACTTAGGTTCAGGGGCTTCGCCCTCGTGGACATTCTTCAGCCCTGTATAGCGTGGAACCGCATCAATACCTACCAATTCTATAATGAAAGGATCTACAAACTCGGGGAGAGCGGCCACGATCCCACTGACCTCCAAGTCGCCTACAAACGGGCGGAAGAATGGTCCAAACGGATTCCGATAGGGGTCTTCTACAGGGTGGAGCGCCCCACGTACGGGGATAACTTCCCTGTGCTTGCCGGGAAGCCCATGGTCCGGAAGAGACCAGACGGAGGGATAGTCTCCAAGCTGATCTCCGAGTTCACCTGA
- a CDS encoding ferredoxin family protein, with protein sequence MVRVIVDRNLCNGDCICADICPMNVFDILPSAEHNNEDKSFAPREEDCIQCMACVSACPTQAIIVED encoded by the coding sequence ATGGTTAGAGTTATCGTGGACCGAAACCTTTGTAACGGAGACTGCATCTGTGCGGATATTTGCCCTATGAATGTCTTCGACATACTGCCTTCAGCAGAACATAATAATGAAGACAAATCGTTCGCTCCGCGCGAAGAGGATTGCATCCAGTGCATGGCATGCGTCAGTGCTTGCCCCACCCAGGCTATCATCGTCGAAGATTGA
- a CDS encoding acyl-CoA carboxylase subunit beta: MSRDQPSEDKIDHRAENRRQEKASAERQHAKGKLTARERITILLDEGTFVELDPYLKHRAIAFGMDKRRWLGDGVVTGSGTLDAKLVYVYSQDFGFMGGSLGAVHAEKICRVLDLAIRNGAPIIGFHDSGGARIQEGVASLGGYGEIFRRIVRASGVIPQIAVIAGPTAGGASYSPALMDFTLMVQGVATTFITGPRVVKRVTGEDVDSETLGGADVHGSISGVASLTLSSEAEAVESVRAILSYLPANNLEDPPRGPSVEPSRDVMSVIPVESCQVYDTYHLIEAITDARSFFEIQSTYATNAVVGFGRLGGKSIGIIASQPSVMARTMTIDSSDKISRFVRLCDAFNLPVFTLQNVPDYISSLDQEHGGIIRHGAKVIYAYSDATVPKVTVILGKSYGGAYIALGSKHLGTDFVYALPGAEIAVMEAEGAVEIVYRREIAADPKKRCEFITMYQEEFSNPSQAAKLGFIDDIIEPEEIRPRAIAAFELLSKKRMKVQSPRKHGNMPV, encoded by the coding sequence TTGAGCAGAGACCAACCTTCCGAAGACAAAATTGATCATAGAGCGGAGAACAGAAGGCAGGAGAAGGCCTCTGCGGAGCGCCAACATGCAAAGGGTAAGCTCACAGCGAGGGAGCGGATAACTATTCTCCTGGATGAAGGAACCTTTGTGGAGCTTGATCCCTATTTGAAGCATCGGGCCATAGCCTTTGGGATGGACAAAAGGAGGTGGCTTGGAGACGGCGTGGTCACCGGATCTGGCACCCTGGATGCGAAACTGGTCTACGTTTACTCTCAGGACTTTGGTTTTATGGGGGGGAGCCTCGGGGCGGTCCATGCAGAGAAGATTTGCCGAGTCCTTGATCTCGCCATCCGGAACGGCGCGCCAATAATCGGGTTCCATGACTCTGGGGGCGCCCGGATCCAGGAGGGGGTAGCTTCCTTAGGGGGTTATGGGGAGATCTTCAGGAGGATTGTTCGGGCCTCGGGAGTGATTCCCCAGATTGCTGTGATCGCTGGGCCCACGGCTGGTGGCGCGTCTTATTCCCCGGCCCTCATGGACTTCACCCTCATGGTGCAGGGTGTCGCGACTACATTCATCACCGGCCCTAGAGTGGTGAAGCGAGTGACTGGGGAGGATGTGGACTCTGAAACCCTAGGAGGGGCCGACGTTCATGGATCCATTTCTGGAGTGGCTTCCCTCACTCTTAGCTCAGAGGCGGAGGCGGTGGAGTCCGTCAGAGCGATCTTGAGCTATCTTCCTGCGAACAACCTCGAAGACCCGCCGCGGGGTCCATCAGTAGAGCCCTCTAGGGATGTTATGAGTGTCATCCCAGTTGAATCATGCCAGGTCTATGATACCTACCATCTTATTGAGGCCATAACAGATGCGAGGAGCTTTTTCGAGATCCAGTCTACCTACGCGACGAATGCGGTGGTGGGCTTCGGGAGGCTCGGGGGAAAAAGCATTGGGATCATCGCTTCTCAGCCCTCAGTTATGGCGCGGACCATGACCATTGACTCCTCCGATAAGATATCCCGCTTCGTGAGGCTCTGCGATGCCTTCAACCTCCCAGTTTTCACCCTCCAGAACGTTCCTGACTACATCTCCAGCTTAGACCAAGAGCACGGGGGCATCATCCGCCACGGGGCTAAAGTGATCTACGCATACTCGGATGCTACCGTTCCCAAGGTAACGGTAATCCTCGGAAAGAGCTACGGGGGCGCCTACATTGCCCTGGGGAGCAAGCATCTGGGGACCGACTTCGTTTACGCCCTGCCAGGGGCTGAGATCGCCGTCATGGAAGCTGAGGGGGCGGTGGAGATCGTCTACAGGAGGGAGATTGCGGCAGATCCCAAGAAAAGATGTGAATTTATCACAATGTATCAGGAGGAGTTCTCTAATCCCTCGCAGGCGGCGAAACTTGGGTTCATCGACGACATCATAGAGCCAGAAGAGATCAGGCCCAGAGCTATCGCTGCATTCGAATTGCTCTCAAAGAAGCGGATGAAGGTTCAGTCCCCCCGTAAGCACGGAAACATGCCGGTCTAA